Part of the Pyxidicoccus trucidator genome is shown below.
CCAGGCGCGCGCGGTGAGACTGGCCCGCAGCAGCCGGGGCCTCGTCGTCCACGGGCCTCCGGGCACCGGCAAGTCGCAGACCATCGCCAACGCCATCGGCGACCACCTGGCTCGCGGCGAGCGCGTGCTGCTCGTCTGCGACAAGCGCACCGCGCTGGACGTGGTGAAGCACCGCCTGGACCACCTGGGCCTGGGCAGCCTGTGCGCCGTCGTGCACGACGCCCAGCGAGACCAGCGCGACCTCTACATGGGCATCCGCGACCAGCTCGACTCGCTGCCGGAGACGCGCACCGACGCGGCCGTGTCCTCCGAGCTGTCCCGCGTGGATGCGGAGCTGCAGTCGCTCCACGACGAGCTGACCACCTCCGAGCGCGCCCTCTCCGAGCGCCCCGCCGGCGGCACCGCGCCCTCCTTTCATGAGCTGGTGGGCCAGTGGTTCGCCCTCGAGCCCTCGCAGGCCCTGGCCCCCACCGTGGCGGGCCTCACCTCCGCGCGCCTGTCCGACGTGTCCCCCCGCGAGCGCGAGGTGCGCGAGGTGCTGGAGCGCGGTGTCCGGGAAGGCTACCCGGACAACCCCTGGCGCGAGGCCCTCGGCGTCGACCTGGCCTCGTACCTCGCCCGGCCGCTCGCCACGTTCCGCGAGCGCCTCGACGCCGCGGCCCAGGCCGCTCGCGACGCGGACGCACTCACCGCTCCCGACGTGCCCGCTTTTGGCGCGGACCCTCGGGCGGAGGGCGCGGCGCGCGCCGCCTTCGCGGAGAAGCTCGCGCCGCTGCTGGAGTCGGCCAGCCCCGACGTGCTCTCGCGCTGGGGCTCGGCGTCACCGGACGCGGTGCGGGCGGCGAAGGCCCAGCTCGACGGACTGGCGCCGCAGACACGAGTGCTCACCGAGGGGCCGCTGGACACGGAGCTGGCGCTGGTCCACCGCGAGCAACCCCAGGCCCTGGGCGCGCTGGGCACGGCGCTGGCCGCGCTGGGCACGTACCTGGACATCGCCAGCAAGTGGTACGCCTTCTTCTACTTCGCCCGGAAGGCCGGCGCGCGCAGGGTGCTCCAGCAGTTCGGCCTCACCCTCGGCATCGCCGCCGCCGAGCGCGTCAACCGCTTCCTCACCGGCGCGCGCGCCCGGGCGCTGCTCACCGAGTACCACCGCTCCACCCTCGCCCCCAGCGCCACCGAGCCCCTCACCGACGAGGCCCTCTCCCGGGGCCTCCGCACGCACGCCACCCTCTTCGAGCTGCTCGGCGAGCTGGACGGCACGCCGCTGCTCGCCTCGTGCCGTGAGGCCGTGCGCCAGGCCCTCAAGGGCGAGGCGGGCGCGCGCATGGCCCTGCTCTCCGGGCTGCGCCAGTCCGCGGCCCGGGGCGAGGCCGTGGCCCGGCTGGAGACGCGGCTCGTCGAGACGGGCCTCTTCTCCACCGCGTGGCTCCAGGCCCGCTCCCGTGAGCTGCGGGCTGGCGGGAAGCTGTCCTCTGTCGTCTCTGCCCTCCAGGCGCGGCTGTCCACGGTGGAGGGATTGCTGCGCCTGCGCTCGCTGCTGTCCGGCATGCCCCCGGCGCTGGAGTCCGCGGCGGAGGGGCTGGCCCGCCAGGGCGCCGACGTGGAGGAGGGCTGGCGCGCGGTGCTGAAGGCGACGCTGGCCGCCGAGGTGTCCTCGCGGCTGCGCGAGGACCCGGCGCTCCAGCACATCGACGCGGACCGCGTGCAGACCACCCACGCGCGCTACCGGGCGCTGGAGGAGAGGAAGCGTGGCCTCGTGCGCGACGCCCTCGTCCACCGCTGGACGCAGCGCCAGCGCGAGCGGCTGCTCGCGGCCACCGGCGGACGGCTCAACGGCGCGGGCGCCGAGCTGCGCCGACGGCTCATGCTGCGCGGAGAGCGCGCCATGCGCGTGAGGCAGGTCATCGCCACCGGCCAGGGAATCGAAGGCGGAGACCCCCTCTTCGACGTGCGGCCCGTGTGGATGGCCAGCCCGCAGACGGTGGCGCAGATATTTCCCCGCCATCCCATCTTCGACGTCGTCATCTTTGATGAGTCCTCGCAGTGCCGGCTGGAGGAAGCCCTCCCCGTGCTCACCCGCGCGAAGCGAGTGGTCATCGCCGGAGACCCGAAGCAGCTGCCGCCCACGCGCTTCTTCGAGTCCGCCGTGGTGCAGAGCCAGGAACTGGAGGCCGAGACGGAGCAGGGCCTCTTCGAGGAGCAGCAGGCCGAGGTGGAGGATTTGCTCTCCGCCGCGCTCAACCTGGACATCGACCAGTGCTACCTGGACGTGCACTACCGCTCGCAGAACGCGGACCTCATCGCCTTCAGCAACGACCACTTCTACGACAAGCGCCTGCAGGCCATCCCCGCGCACCCGTCCCACCGCGCTCCGCACACGCCGCTGCGGCTGCTGCCCGTGGGCGGCACCTACGAGAAGCGCGTCAACCGCGTGGAGGCACAGGCCGTGGGCGCCCTGGTGAAGGAGTTGCTCGCGCGCCCCGAGCCTCCGTCCATCGGCATCGCCTGCTTCAACCTCTCGCAGCGCGACGCCATCACCGACGTGCTCGATGAGCTGGCCGCGGAGGACTCCACCTTCGCAGCCCGGCTGACAGCGGCGCGCGCTCGGCGTGGCGCCGGCTCGTTCGAGGGCCTCTTCGTCAAGAACCTGGAGAACGTCCAGGGCGACGAGCGAGACCACCTCATCATCAGCACCACCTACGGCCCGGACCGGCAGGGGCGCTTCTATCGGCGCTTCGGCCCGCTCGGCACCGCGGGCGGAGGCCGGCGCCTCAATGTGCTCGTCACCCGCGCGCGGCAGCAGGTGCACCTCGTCACATCGATTCCCCGCGAGACGTACCTGTCGCTTCCTCCCGTGGAGAAGGGCCGCCAGCCCAACGGCGGCTGGCTGCTCTTCGCCTACCTCCAGTTCGCGGAGCAGGTGACACAGTCCTACTCCGAGGAAGAACAGGAACTCCGTCAGTGGCTCGCCACCGGGGAAGCGGACCCGAAGACCCTGCCGTTGGAGAAACGGGAGACGCTGGTGCGCGAGCGGGAGACGGCGGCGGGCTCCCCGTTCGCCCGCGCGCTGGCCGGACACCTGGCGCGGGAGCACCGCGTCTCGTCCGACGTGCACTGGGGCAATGACGGCTTCTGCGTGGACCTGGCGCTGCACCACCCCACGCAACTGGATGACGTCACCGTGGGCGTGCTCTGCGACGGCACCCGCTACCCCAAGGCCGCCGACCGCGTGGAGTGGGACTTGTTCCGCACCGGCGTGCTGGAAGGCCAGGGCTGGAGGCTGGTGCGCCTGTGGACGCCCCACTTCTTCAGAGACCCGGAGGGCGCCACCACGCGCGTCCTCCAGGCCGCAGGGGACAAGCTCATGCGAGAGCCCGCAAGCGCCCAGGCCCCGGGAGCCGGCCGATCCGTGGTGCACTGAACCGGCGCTTGCCCCGCTTCACGGGGCTCTGGGTTCGGGCAGCCCCAGCACCCAGGAGGTGCTGGGCCTGCCTCACGGCCCCTTCGGCTCCGGCAGCCATAGCACTCCGAGCTCCAGCTCGAGGGCCTCGAAGGGCTCGGCCCGGACGCGCTCCTCGCCGGAGTACGTGCCCTGCTCCACCCACTGGTGTCCGTCCAGCCGGTACACCTCCAGTGTCCGTAGCTCCGGGTCTATCAGCCACACGTGGCGCACGCCCTCACGCGCGTAGATGCGCTTCTTGCGAACCCGGTCCACCGCCGCGGTGGACGGCGAGAGCACCTCACAGACCCAGTCCGGGGCCAGCGTGAAGAACGGCGTCCGAGGCATGTCGGGCATCCGCTCCCGACGCCAGCCCGCCAGGTCGGGGACCAGGACATCCTCACTGAAGTGCAGCTCCGGCTCGGCGAGAAGGTGCCAGCCCCCGGGACCTCCCCGGCCGCGCTCGAAGGGGCCGTAAAGCTCGCCCCCCAACGAGAAGCTGCCCCTCGCATGCGGGCTCGCCGGCCTCGGCATGACGATGAGCTCCCCGTCGATGATCTGCCCCACCACATGCTCCGGCAGTGCCAGCAGGTCCTCGTAGGTCGCCCGACGCTTCGTCTCCTGGCCCATTCCCTCGCTCCTCTCGCCTGCGACGCCCCACCCCTCCATCATTCCCCCTGCCTCCCAGGAGTGGAACCCCACCCCTCACTGTGTGTCCATCCCACCCTACTCGCGGGGTCTGACAGCAGACGGACAACCGAAGGCCCCCATGGACCTGTTCCCCCAGAGAGGGAAGAATGGCCGCCGCGCCATGCTTCCCACCCGTTACGGCCTCCTCATCCTGTCCCTCCTGCTCCTGGCCAGCCCCGTGCTCGCGGACAACAACGCGGACGAGGCTGACATCGCCTTCGAGCTGGGCAACGAGGCCTATTCCAAGGGCCAGTACGCCGAGGCGCTGCGCTCCTACTTCACCAGCTACCGCCTGGTGCCCAACCGCAACGTCCTCTTCAACATCGCCCGCTGCTTCGAGGCGCTGAACAAGTTCAACGAGGCGTACCGCTACTACAACGACCTGCTCACCGAGGACCTGCCCTCCGACGACGCCGCCGAGGTGTCCCGCTCGGTGGAGCGGCTCCGTCCCAAGGTGGCCCTCGTCCGCGTCACCACCAACCCCAAGGGCGCCGACGTCTACGTGGACCGCATGGACCTGGGCAGCCGCGGCCGCTCGCCGCAGACGCTCGCGCTGACGCCCGGCCGCCACAAAATCATGGTGAAGAAGGACGGCTACCGCCCCGCCGAGGCCACCCTCGCCCTGGTGCGCGGCCGAGAAACGGAGCAGACCTTCGAGCTGGCCCTCATCACCGGCGGCGTCGAGCTGTCCGGCACTCCCGAGGGCGCCGAGGTGCGAGACACCCCCAACGGCCCCGTCATCGCCCGCCTGCCCGGCCGCGCTCGCCTGCCCCCCGGCCAGCGCGTGCTCTACGTGCGCGCCCCCGGCCACGCTCCCGGCCAGTACGTGGTGGACGTGCCCGCCGACGGCAACGTGCCCCTCGCCGTGTCCCTGCGCGTGCAGGACCGCCCCGCCGGCCGGCTCGTCGTCACCGCCAACCGCGACGGCGCCGCCGTGCGCGTGGACGGCAAGCCCACCGGCTTCACCCCCACCGTCGTCACCCTCCCCGAGGGCGAGCACACCCTGGAGGTCGAGAGCCGCGAGGTCCGCCCGCTGCGCCAGACGGTGACGGTGGTGGCCGACCAGGAGGTCAAGGTCCACGCCGAGCTGCGCTACGCGCCGCCTCCCGTGCGCGCCGCTTCCAAGAGCCTCGTGTCCGTGGACGACGCCCCCGCCTCCACCACCGTCCTCACCCAGGAGGAGCTGCGCGCCTTCGGCTGGCGCAACCTCGCCGAGGCCCTCTCCGGCGTGCGCGGCATCTTCCTCACCGATGACCGGACGTACACCTACCTGGGCGTGCGCGGCTTCTCGCCCCCGGGCGACCTCAACACCCGCGTCCTCATCCTCTGGGACGGCCACTCCATGAACGACGTCTGGGCCGGCCAGGGCTATGCCGCGCATGACCTCAGCGTGGACCTCCAGGAGGTGGAGCGAATCGAAGTGGTGCGCGGCCCCGGCTCCGCCCTGTACGGCACCGGCGCCTTCTTCGCCGTCATCAACGTGGTGCCGCGCGAGTCGCTCGGCGATGACAAGAACCTGGAAGTCACCGGCGCGGTGGGCGCCCTCGGCACCACGCGCGCACATGCCACCGCCGCATGGCGGGACGGAGACCGCTCGGTGCTGGTGAGCGCGGCGGCCATGACGGCCACGGGCGCGGACACCACGCGGCTGGGCGAGGGCGGCCCCCTCATCACCGGCATGGACGCGGAGCGGGCCCTCACCGGCTCGCTGACGGCGCGCATGGGGAACTTCTCCCTCCACACCCAGCTCAACGTGCGCGGCAAGGATTTGCCCACCGCCCCCTACGGCACCGTGCCGGGCGTCGAGGGCACCACCGTGGAGGACCTGCGCGCCTTCGCCGAGGCCCGCTACGAGCGCGCCTTCTCCGAGAACTTCAGCCTGTCCGTGCGCGGCGCGTTCGACCTCAGCCGCTACGAGGGCACCTACGTGTACCCGGAAGAGGACGGCGGCCCCAGCACCGAAGGAGGCGCGGCCGACTGGGCCACCGCCGAGGTGCGCGCGCAGCTGGGCCTCTTCGAGGGCAACCGCTTCACCGTGGGCGTGGAAGGGCAGGCCCAATTGCGCGTGCGGCAGACCGCCAACGACGTGCCGCTGGCGACGCAGGCCCGCACGCTGGTGTCCGTCTACCTGCTCGACGAGTGGCGCCTGCACCCACGGCTGAGCCTCTCCGCCGGCCTGCGCCTGGACAAGTACGTGGACCTGGACACCACGCCCATCACCCCGCGCCTGGCCCTCATCGCCCGCCCG
Proteins encoded:
- a CDS encoding TonB-dependent receptor domain-containing protein; this encodes MLPTRYGLLILSLLLLASPVLADNNADEADIAFELGNEAYSKGQYAEALRSYFTSYRLVPNRNVLFNIARCFEALNKFNEAYRYYNDLLTEDLPSDDAAEVSRSVERLRPKVALVRVTTNPKGADVYVDRMDLGSRGRSPQTLALTPGRHKIMVKKDGYRPAEATLALVRGRETEQTFELALITGGVELSGTPEGAEVRDTPNGPVIARLPGRARLPPGQRVLYVRAPGHAPGQYVVDVPADGNVPLAVSLRVQDRPAGRLVVTANRDGAAVRVDGKPTGFTPTVVTLPEGEHTLEVESREVRPLRQTVTVVADQEVKVHAELRYAPPPVRAASKSLVSVDDAPASTTVLTQEELRAFGWRNLAEALSGVRGIFLTDDRTYTYLGVRGFSPPGDLNTRVLILWDGHSMNDVWAGQGYAAHDLSVDLQEVERIEVVRGPGSALYGTGAFFAVINVVPRESLGDDKNLEVTGAVGALGTTRAHATAAWRDGDRSVLVSAAAMTATGADTTRLGEGGPLITGMDAERALTGSLTARMGNFSLHTQLNVRGKDLPTAPYGTVPGVEGTTVEDLRAFAEARYERAFSENFSLSVRGAFDLSRYEGTYVYPEEDGGPSTEGGAADWATAEVRAQLGLFEGNRFTVGVEGQAQLRVRQTANDVPLATQARTLVSVYLLDEWRLHPRLSLSAGLRLDKYVDLDTTPITPRLALIARPYDAGLTKLVAGRAFRAPNVYELYYEDNISQAAARELEPETITTFELEHSHDLTDELRLTVAGYHNRISSLVQLQTEATPSGDCGTVACLRFANNDGTTLAWGAEAGVHWQPGRWLLVDVSYSYVTLRDASEEVAAAAPAHLVSGRLMMPVGGGDMRLATQATYQSARSTGPGGAESGEALLIGFGLSGDYGPLRYFAGVQNLLDARYTLPVSDENSIAPVPQYGRTFTLQLTGTF
- a CDS encoding Uma2 family endonuclease — encoded protein: MGQETKRRATYEDLLALPEHVVGQIIDGELIVMPRPASPHARGSFSLGGELYGPFERGRGGPGGWHLLAEPELHFSEDVLVPDLAGWRRERMPDMPRTPFFTLAPDWVCEVLSPSTAAVDRVRKKRIYAREGVRHVWLIDPELRTLEVYRLDGHQWVEQGTYSGEERVRAEPFEALELELGVLWLPEPKGP
- a CDS encoding AAA domain-containing protein → MLERLYAALASGPSLNCRPHHSRQRVDLAALSRLDGTAPHTVLAALLGDKATVRLAVKPPAPDASSDRTPPIKARAMRSGRGSTTPADGRSRPPDAQGDSLARASAPALPTTDAPGASRSRAITVPGMEEPGLPTDDADESEAEDTDSPTRAEEEQQALLRKLATIVEDARTFEQDTGAHVLHVGFPLLHLPPGAKDKRGFGTRRVLAPIAFVPVRLTLKKGRAPSVELEGAEEGEDRVAPNTALLAWVEQQTGQRFGDLFKDEEGADPWRELNELVAAVARALDLPAPAPFTATTPLAPVPRSDDDGDAKPTILPSAVLGLYPLSNQSLVDDMRALVDGEPISGPLESFLRVDVSLGEPAGHGGGEPNLEGLKRADEERLVTIADPCQARAVRLARSSRGLVVHGPPGTGKSQTIANAIGDHLARGERVLLVCDKRTALDVVKHRLDHLGLGSLCAVVHDAQRDQRDLYMGIRDQLDSLPETRTDAAVSSELSRVDAELQSLHDELTTSERALSERPAGGTAPSFHELVGQWFALEPSQALAPTVAGLTSARLSDVSPREREVREVLERGVREGYPDNPWREALGVDLASYLARPLATFRERLDAAAQAARDADALTAPDVPAFGADPRAEGAARAAFAEKLAPLLESASPDVLSRWGSASPDAVRAAKAQLDGLAPQTRVLTEGPLDTELALVHREQPQALGALGTALAALGTYLDIASKWYAFFYFARKAGARRVLQQFGLTLGIAAAERVNRFLTGARARALLTEYHRSTLAPSATEPLTDEALSRGLRTHATLFELLGELDGTPLLASCREAVRQALKGEAGARMALLSGLRQSAARGEAVARLETRLVETGLFSTAWLQARSRELRAGGKLSSVVSALQARLSTVEGLLRLRSLLSGMPPALESAAEGLARQGADVEEGWRAVLKATLAAEVSSRLREDPALQHIDADRVQTTHARYRALEERKRGLVRDALVHRWTQRQRERLLAATGGRLNGAGAELRRRLMLRGERAMRVRQVIATGQGIEGGDPLFDVRPVWMASPQTVAQIFPRHPIFDVVIFDESSQCRLEEALPVLTRAKRVVIAGDPKQLPPTRFFESAVVQSQELEAETEQGLFEEQQAEVEDLLSAALNLDIDQCYLDVHYRSQNADLIAFSNDHFYDKRLQAIPAHPSHRAPHTPLRLLPVGGTYEKRVNRVEAQAVGALVKELLARPEPPSIGIACFNLSQRDAITDVLDELAAEDSTFAARLTAARARRGAGSFEGLFVKNLENVQGDERDHLIISTTYGPDRQGRFYRRFGPLGTAGGGRRLNVLVTRARQQVHLVTSIPRETYLSLPPVEKGRQPNGGWLLFAYLQFAEQVTQSYSEEEQELRQWLATGEADPKTLPLEKRETLVRERETAAGSPFARALAGHLAREHRVSSDVHWGNDGFCVDLALHHPTQLDDVTVGVLCDGTRYPKAADRVEWDLFRTGVLEGQGWRLVRLWTPHFFRDPEGATTRVLQAAGDKLMREPASAQAPGAGRSVVH